Proteins from a genomic interval of Chiloscyllium plagiosum isolate BGI_BamShark_2017 chromosome 36, ASM401019v2, whole genome shotgun sequence:
- the LOC122541117 gene encoding C-X-C chemokine receptor type 5 isoform X1: MSKMRLVMGNLTDQFSDWEYLYENFTEDMVYEETYCPEEDETPKYFRKVLVPLLYFLVFLFGTIGNGLVLLILLRYRHFRTPTDNYLLHLAMADLLLVLGLPFIAMENILGWRFKTFLCKAIGSLHKLNFFCNSLLLGCISFDRYLAIVYAVQTYKKRKARYVHLVCSAVWAIGFLLQIPTLVFLKVETKLPENISKCTYPSDDIRANDWLLAEQILYHGIGFSLPLVVMCYCYTKVIQTLCKTQNFERHKAVKMVLTVTVMFFICWSPYNVAIIIKTLRSLDVFIADCEFYRKLAFAIVLSESVGFSHSCLNPILYVFIGVKFRNDILKLLREIGCISQATMDSHFHLKRAGKNGNPSVSDNTTSWSNV; encoded by the exons ATGTCCAAGATGAGACTCGTCATGGGAAACCTAACTGAT caaTTCTCTGATTGg GAATACTTGTATGAAAATTTTACAGAGGACATGGTATATGAAGAAACGTACTGCCCTGAAGAAGATGAAACCCCCAAGTATTTCCGGAAAGTTCTTGTCCCCTTGCTTTATTTCTTAGTTTTCTTGTTCGGGACCATTGGCAATGGCTTGGTGTTGCTGATCCTGTTACGTTACAGGCACTTCCGGACTCCGACTGACAACTACTTGCTGCACCTGGCAATGGCTGATCTTCTCCTTGTCCTGGGCCTTCCTTTCATTGCTATGGAAAATATTTTGGGATGGCGCTTCAAAACTTTCCTTTGTAAAGCGATAGGTTCCCTTCACAAGCTCAACTTCTTCTGCAACAGTCTGCTTTTAGGGTGCATCAGCTTTGACCGGTACCTGGCAATTGTCTATGCGGTCCAAACCTACAAAAAACGCAAAGCCCGGTATGTGCACCTGGTCTGCTCAGCTGTCTGGGCCATAGGATTCCTCCTTCAAATTCCAACTCTTGTCTTCTTAAAAGTTGAGACAAAGTTGCCAGAGAACATTTCCAAATGCACCTACCCATCAGATGACATTAGGGCGAATGACTGGCTCTTGGCCGAGCAAATCCTGTACCATGGTattggcttttccttgccacttGTTGTCATGTGTTACTGTTACACCAAAGTGATTCAAACTCTGTGCAAGACCCAGAACTTTGAGAGGCATAAGGCCGTCAAGATGGTGCTGACAGTCACTGTCATGTTTTTCATCTGCTGGTCTCCTTACAATGTGGCAATTATCATCAAGACACTGCGATCACTGGATGTGTTTATTGCTGACTGTGAGTTCTACAGAAAACTGGCTTTTGCCATtgttctgtcagagagtgtcggcTTCAGTCACAGCTGTCTCAACCCAATCCTCTATGTGTTTATTGGTGTCAAATTCAGAAATGACATTTTGAAACTTCTGAGAGAGATTGGCTGTATTAGTCAAGCCACCATGGACAGTCACTTCCATCTGAAACGTGCTGGGAAGAATGGGAATCCATCTGTCTCTGACAATACCACCTCTTGGTCTAATGTTTAA
- the LOC122541117 gene encoding C-X-C chemokine receptor type 5 isoform X3 produces MVYEETYCPEEDETPKYFRKVLVPLLYFLVFLFGTIGNGLVLLILLRYRHFRTPTDNYLLHLAMADLLLVLGLPFIAMENILGWRFKTFLCKAIGSLHKLNFFCNSLLLGCISFDRYLAIVYAVQTYKKRKARYVHLVCSAVWAIGFLLQIPTLVFLKVETKLPENISKCTYPSDDIRANDWLLAEQILYHGIGFSLPLVVMCYCYTKVIQTLCKTQNFERHKAVKMVLTVTVMFFICWSPYNVAIIIKTLRSLDVFIADCEFYRKLAFAIVLSESVGFSHSCLNPILYVFIGVKFRNDILKLLREIGCISQATMDSHFHLKRAGKNGNPSVSDNTTSWSNV; encoded by the coding sequence ATGGTATATGAAGAAACGTACTGCCCTGAAGAAGATGAAACCCCCAAGTATTTCCGGAAAGTTCTTGTCCCCTTGCTTTATTTCTTAGTTTTCTTGTTCGGGACCATTGGCAATGGCTTGGTGTTGCTGATCCTGTTACGTTACAGGCACTTCCGGACTCCGACTGACAACTACTTGCTGCACCTGGCAATGGCTGATCTTCTCCTTGTCCTGGGCCTTCCTTTCATTGCTATGGAAAATATTTTGGGATGGCGCTTCAAAACTTTCCTTTGTAAAGCGATAGGTTCCCTTCACAAGCTCAACTTCTTCTGCAACAGTCTGCTTTTAGGGTGCATCAGCTTTGACCGGTACCTGGCAATTGTCTATGCGGTCCAAACCTACAAAAAACGCAAAGCCCGGTATGTGCACCTGGTCTGCTCAGCTGTCTGGGCCATAGGATTCCTCCTTCAAATTCCAACTCTTGTCTTCTTAAAAGTTGAGACAAAGTTGCCAGAGAACATTTCCAAATGCACCTACCCATCAGATGACATTAGGGCGAATGACTGGCTCTTGGCCGAGCAAATCCTGTACCATGGTattggcttttccttgccacttGTTGTCATGTGTTACTGTTACACCAAAGTGATTCAAACTCTGTGCAAGACCCAGAACTTTGAGAGGCATAAGGCCGTCAAGATGGTGCTGACAGTCACTGTCATGTTTTTCATCTGCTGGTCTCCTTACAATGTGGCAATTATCATCAAGACACTGCGATCACTGGATGTGTTTATTGCTGACTGTGAGTTCTACAGAAAACTGGCTTTTGCCATtgttctgtcagagagtgtcggcTTCAGTCACAGCTGTCTCAACCCAATCCTCTATGTGTTTATTGGTGTCAAATTCAGAAATGACATTTTGAAACTTCTGAGAGAGATTGGCTGTATTAGTCAAGCCACCATGGACAGTCACTTCCATCTGAAACGTGCTGGGAAGAATGGGAATCCATCTGTCTCTGACAATACCACCTCTTGGTCTAATGTTTAA
- the LOC122541117 gene encoding C-X-C chemokine receptor type 5 isoform X2 — protein sequence MSKMRLVMGNLTDEYLYENFTEDMVYEETYCPEEDETPKYFRKVLVPLLYFLVFLFGTIGNGLVLLILLRYRHFRTPTDNYLLHLAMADLLLVLGLPFIAMENILGWRFKTFLCKAIGSLHKLNFFCNSLLLGCISFDRYLAIVYAVQTYKKRKARYVHLVCSAVWAIGFLLQIPTLVFLKVETKLPENISKCTYPSDDIRANDWLLAEQILYHGIGFSLPLVVMCYCYTKVIQTLCKTQNFERHKAVKMVLTVTVMFFICWSPYNVAIIIKTLRSLDVFIADCEFYRKLAFAIVLSESVGFSHSCLNPILYVFIGVKFRNDILKLLREIGCISQATMDSHFHLKRAGKNGNPSVSDNTTSWSNV from the exons ATGTCCAAGATGAGACTCGTCATGGGAAACCTAACTGAT GAATACTTGTATGAAAATTTTACAGAGGACATGGTATATGAAGAAACGTACTGCCCTGAAGAAGATGAAACCCCCAAGTATTTCCGGAAAGTTCTTGTCCCCTTGCTTTATTTCTTAGTTTTCTTGTTCGGGACCATTGGCAATGGCTTGGTGTTGCTGATCCTGTTACGTTACAGGCACTTCCGGACTCCGACTGACAACTACTTGCTGCACCTGGCAATGGCTGATCTTCTCCTTGTCCTGGGCCTTCCTTTCATTGCTATGGAAAATATTTTGGGATGGCGCTTCAAAACTTTCCTTTGTAAAGCGATAGGTTCCCTTCACAAGCTCAACTTCTTCTGCAACAGTCTGCTTTTAGGGTGCATCAGCTTTGACCGGTACCTGGCAATTGTCTATGCGGTCCAAACCTACAAAAAACGCAAAGCCCGGTATGTGCACCTGGTCTGCTCAGCTGTCTGGGCCATAGGATTCCTCCTTCAAATTCCAACTCTTGTCTTCTTAAAAGTTGAGACAAAGTTGCCAGAGAACATTTCCAAATGCACCTACCCATCAGATGACATTAGGGCGAATGACTGGCTCTTGGCCGAGCAAATCCTGTACCATGGTattggcttttccttgccacttGTTGTCATGTGTTACTGTTACACCAAAGTGATTCAAACTCTGTGCAAGACCCAGAACTTTGAGAGGCATAAGGCCGTCAAGATGGTGCTGACAGTCACTGTCATGTTTTTCATCTGCTGGTCTCCTTACAATGTGGCAATTATCATCAAGACACTGCGATCACTGGATGTGTTTATTGCTGACTGTGAGTTCTACAGAAAACTGGCTTTTGCCATtgttctgtcagagagtgtcggcTTCAGTCACAGCTGTCTCAACCCAATCCTCTATGTGTTTATTGGTGTCAAATTCAGAAATGACATTTTGAAACTTCTGAGAGAGATTGGCTGTATTAGTCAAGCCACCATGGACAGTCACTTCCATCTGAAACGTGCTGGGAAGAATGGGAATCCATCTGTCTCTGACAATACCACCTCTTGGTCTAATGTTTAA